In a single window of the Leptolyngbya sp. 'hensonii' genome:
- a CDS encoding N-acetyltransferase — protein MIRAEQPDDYPAISEVLTTAFGRTDEARLVDLIRQSDRYLPDLALVAEREGAIVGHVLFSQVDLVGISRVPVLALAPLAVHPDYQRQGIGSTLVRVGLEAADRRQEPLVVVLGHAHFYQRCGFEPALDYGIECPFPVPEEVYRVYPLPGYLPEHRGQVIYPAAFTV, from the coding sequence TATCCGGCAATCTCGGAAGTGCTTACCACCGCCTTTGGACGCACCGACGAGGCCCGGTTGGTCGATCTCATCCGGCAGAGCGATCGGTATCTCCCAGACCTGGCTCTGGTGGCGGAGCGCGAGGGAGCGATCGTGGGGCACGTTCTATTCAGCCAAGTGGATCTGGTCGGCATCTCCAGAGTGCCTGTGCTGGCCCTGGCTCCCCTGGCAGTGCATCCAGATTACCAGCGGCAGGGCATCGGCAGTACCCTGGTACGGGTCGGTCTGGAGGCAGCCGATCGTCGCCAGGAACCCCTGGTGGTCGTCCTGGGCCATGCCCATTTTTACCAGCGTTGCGGCTTTGAACCCGCCCTGGACTATGGCATTGAGTGCCCGTTCCCAGTCCCGGAGGAAGTGTACCGGGTTTATCCCCTACCAGGTTATCTGCCCGAACACCGGGGGCAGGTGATTTATCCAGCGGCGTTTACAGTTTAA